From Cyclopterus lumpus isolate fCycLum1 chromosome 2, fCycLum1.pri, whole genome shotgun sequence, a single genomic window includes:
- the LOC117746491 gene encoding target of Nesh-SH3-like: MKIRINATGDTIVMKFVRPSPDVKLEGFILGYGSSLFSRQLIQLPADGQPYETELDAEPKYLVAVQPIPANDVKKHCTGKVNLEKPLHLVVGSVGPSAVLLSWGNYLKTPYEGDVMNECLEDG; this comes from the exons ATGAAGATCCGGATCAACGCCACCGGTGACACCATCGTGATGAAGTTTGTGCGTCCGAGTCCTGACGTGAAACTGGAAGGTTTCATTCTGGGATATGGAAGCAGCTTGTTCTCCAGACAGCTGATCCAGCTGCCTGCTGACGGACAGCCCTACGAGACGGAGCTGG ATGCTGAACCTAAATACCTGGTGGCCGTCCAACCGATTCCAGCCAACGATGTCAAGAAGCACTGCACAG GGAAGGTGAACCTGGAGAAGCCGCTCCACCTTGTCGTCGGCTCCGTCGGCCCCTCGGCCGTCCTCTTGTCTTGGGGAAACTACCTGAAGACGCCGTACGAGGGGGACGTCATGAACGAGTGTCTGGAGGACGGGTGA